From Paenibacillus sp. PK3_47, the proteins below share one genomic window:
- a CDS encoding alpha-glycosidase translates to MLLEAVYHRPRLNWSYAYDRRTIHLRLRAKKGDLTEVFAWAGDKYAWDATKELIPMKLFTSDGMFDYWECESVPMYRRLKYGFLLQKDDERIWMTESDFQADRPANPQRLFEFPYINPVDVFTPPAWVKDAVFYQIFPERFANGDPSLNPENVEPWGGTPTPSNFFGGDLQGVIDHLDHLTELGVNGIYFTPLFTATTNHKYDTEDYMSVDPHFGDVQTLKKLVDACHERGIRVLLDAVFNHSGRTFAPFVDVLEKGEASVYKDWFHIREFPLQVVDNIPNYDAFAFEPHMPKLNTGNPEVKEYLLKVAEYWITEVGIDGWRLDVANEVDHEFWRDFRRVVKRANPEAYILGEIWHESAPWLEGDKFDAVMNYPFTDAVLDFFVLGTLDAEGFANAIGRQLSRYPLQASEVAFNLLDSHDTARLLTLAEGDKNKMKQAALFQFTFMGTPCIYYGDEIGMDGDFDPGCRKCMEWDPEKQDRDLFSFYRKLIDMRSSHPALRTGSFSFLAAGRQGTKIAYERRLGDDIVIVLMNTEETVQTVQISVEERQWENLFTGDSLRAERGKLSVKLPAFGYTVLKAVL, encoded by the coding sequence ATGTTATTAGAAGCAGTGTATCATCGTCCGCGGTTGAACTGGTCCTATGCTTATGACCGCCGTACCATTCATCTTCGCCTGCGCGCCAAAAAAGGGGATTTAACGGAAGTCTTCGCCTGGGCCGGGGACAAATATGCATGGGATGCCACCAAAGAACTGATTCCAATGAAGCTGTTCACCTCTGACGGGATGTTTGACTACTGGGAGTGTGAATCCGTTCCGATGTACCGGCGGCTGAAATACGGCTTTCTGCTGCAAAAGGATGATGAACGCATCTGGATGACAGAGAGTGATTTTCAGGCTGACCGTCCGGCGAATCCGCAAAGACTGTTCGAATTCCCGTACATTAATCCGGTTGATGTGTTCACTCCGCCTGCCTGGGTCAAGGATGCGGTTTTTTATCAGATTTTCCCTGAACGTTTTGCCAATGGGGACCCCAGCCTGAATCCGGAGAATGTGGAGCCTTGGGGCGGAACGCCGACGCCGAGCAATTTCTTTGGCGGTGACCTGCAGGGGGTTATAGACCATCTGGATCATTTAACCGAGCTGGGCGTTAACGGAATTTATTTCACGCCGCTCTTCACAGCCACTACGAACCACAAATACGACACAGAAGATTACATGAGTGTAGATCCACATTTCGGTGATGTGCAGACGCTGAAAAAGCTGGTGGATGCCTGCCACGAACGCGGCATCAGAGTCCTGCTTGACGCTGTATTCAACCACTCGGGCCGCACCTTTGCGCCGTTTGTTGATGTCCTTGAGAAGGGCGAGGCCTCCGTATATAAAGACTGGTTCCATATCCGCGAGTTTCCGCTGCAGGTCGTGGACAATATTCCGAACTATGACGCCTTCGCCTTTGAACCGCATATGCCAAAGCTCAACACGGGGAATCCGGAGGTCAAAGAATACTTGCTCAAGGTCGCTGAATACTGGATTACAGAGGTCGGCATCGACGGCTGGCGGCTGGATGTGGCCAATGAGGTGGATCATGAATTCTGGCGTGACTTCCGCAGGGTTGTAAAGCGTGCCAATCCCGAAGCATACATCCTGGGTGAAATCTGGCATGAATCCGCTCCATGGCTGGAGGGAGATAAGTTCGACGCCGTGATGAACTACCCGTTCACCGATGCGGTTCTCGACTTTTTTGTGCTCGGAACACTGGATGCCGAGGGTTTTGCCAATGCCATTGGCAGACAGCTGTCCCGTTATCCGCTGCAGGCCAGCGAAGTCGCCTTTAATCTTCTGGACAGCCACGATACAGCGCGTCTGCTGACGCTGGCTGAAGGGGACAAGAACAAGATGAAGCAGGCTGCCCTGTTCCAGTTCACCTTTATGGGCACACCTTGCATCTACTACGGCGATGAAATCGGCATGGACGGGGATTTCGATCCGGGCTGCCGCAAATGCATGGAATGGGATCCGGAGAAGCAGGACCGCGACTTGTTCAGCTTTTACCGTAAACTGATTGATATGCGCAGCAGCCACCCTGCACTCCGCACCGGCTCCTTCAGCTTCCTGGCAGCCGGACGCCAGGGCACCAAAATTGCATATGAGCGCAGACTCGGCGATGACATCGTGATTGTGCTCATGAATACGGAGGAAACCGTTCAGACCGTCCAGATCAGTGTGGAGGAGCGCCAGTGGGAAAATCTGTTCACCGGTGATTCCCTGCGCGCCGAACGCGGCAAACTGTCAGTGAAGCTGCCGGCATTCGGATATACGGTGCTTAAGGCAGTTCTGTAA
- a CDS encoding maltose ABC transporter substrate-binding protein, with protein MKLKKVMVVTAALSMAVSITACGSNNNAGNGGNNTAANTPAGNAATDTANNSGSNEEAVTGDIVPEEGASLVIWESKEERPFAEEIAKQFTAKYNVPVKIEEVPPPDQVTKLSQDGPSGLAADVVLIPHDNLGKAASASLLLPNDIFAEQTKAENTEASIVGSSYEGELYGYPRAAETYALYYNKTLLPEAPKSFDEVLEFSKTFTDKDKNKYGIMWEVGNMYYGYTFIATTGGYLFGQDGTDKNDIGLNNEGAIEGLTAFAKLKEALPIKSGDINADIKRSLFTTGDVAMDITGPWELAAYKEALGDNLGVAPVPTINGKPAITFSGIKIFGVNAYTQYPNAAKLYASFASSKDSQLTLNKMIGSVPTNNEALQDPQITSDPYVSAFAEQAKSSQPMPSIPEMGNVWSPVNAALPEIWDNNADPKAAMDKAVEQIKDLNNGATAQ; from the coding sequence ATGAAGTTGAAAAAAGTTATGGTTGTAACCGCAGCATTGTCCATGGCAGTATCCATTACGGCATGCGGATCGAACAACAATGCAGGTAACGGAGGAAATAACACGGCAGCCAACACGCCTGCGGGAAATGCTGCAACAGACACAGCAAATAACAGCGGCAGCAATGAAGAGGCTGTAACAGGCGATATTGTTCCTGAAGAGGGCGCTTCGCTGGTCATTTGGGAAAGTAAGGAAGAAAGACCTTTTGCCGAAGAAATCGCCAAACAGTTCACTGCCAAGTATAATGTCCCGGTCAAAATTGAAGAGGTACCACCACCGGATCAAGTAACCAAGCTTTCCCAGGACGGACCTTCCGGACTTGCGGCTGACGTCGTTCTGATCCCGCACGATAACCTCGGAAAAGCTGCAAGCGCCAGCCTTCTGCTGCCAAATGATATTTTTGCCGAGCAGACCAAAGCTGAGAATACAGAAGCCTCCATTGTAGGTTCCTCTTATGAAGGTGAACTGTACGGATATCCGAGAGCTGCTGAAACTTATGCTTTGTACTACAATAAAACACTGCTTCCTGAAGCTCCGAAATCATTCGACGAGGTGCTCGAATTCAGTAAAACGTTTACGGATAAAGACAAAAACAAATACGGAATTATGTGGGAAGTCGGCAACATGTACTACGGCTACACCTTTATCGCTACTACAGGCGGCTACCTGTTCGGTCAAGACGGTACTGACAAAAACGATATCGGCCTGAACAACGAAGGTGCTATCGAAGGCCTGACCGCATTTGCCAAACTGAAGGAAGCACTGCCGATCAAGAGCGGTGACATCAATGCCGACATCAAACGCAGCTTGTTCACTACCGGAGATGTGGCCATGGATATCACAGGCCCTTGGGAGCTTGCAGCCTACAAAGAAGCACTGGGTGACAACCTGGGCGTAGCTCCGGTTCCTACGATTAACGGCAAGCCGGCAATCACATTCTCCGGGATCAAAATTTTCGGAGTCAACGCTTATACGCAATATCCGAACGCGGCTAAGCTGTATGCCAGCTTTGCTTCCAGCAAGGATTCCCAGCTTACCCTCAACAAAATGATCGGTTCGGTTCCTACGAATAACGAAGCCCTGCAGGATCCGCAAATTACAAGCGACCCTTATGTATCCGCTTTTGCTGAACAAGCCAAGAGCTCCCAGCCAATGCCTTCCATCCCTGAGATGGGTAACGTATGGAGCCCGGTAAATGCCGCCCTTCCGGAAATCTGGGATAACAATGCAGACCCGAAAGCAGCGATGGACAAAGCAGTTGAGCAAATCAAAGATCTCAATAACGGTGCAACTGCCCAGTAA
- a CDS encoding sugar ABC transporter permease produces the protein MQRHRTRAAILSVVFMGLGQIYNRQFIKGLIFAAVEALGLIYFINNLGRAFWGITSLGDSPSRLEKVKGIAKMVPGDHSIVILIESLITLLFFIILLVFWYMNIRDAYKIGEARDAGLKSNTFKQTVRYILDYKFAQSFLILPGFGILFFTIMPIIFMIMLAFTNFSAPDHIPPARLVDWVGFETFRNLLFLKSWSQTFYGVLTWTIVWAVLSTVTTYFGGLLVALLISQKGIKFKGLWRVILIVPYAVPQMISLLLMRNLFNGQFGPINQYLGYFGLGGLPWLTDPFWAKVTVILVNMWVGIPVSMLLIMGVLTTIPRDMYEAAEVDGATNYQKFRIITLPMVLFSTAPTLIMQFAGNINNFNAIYLLTGGAPVNGNYQYAGSTDLLVTWLYKLTLDQNKNNMASAIGIILFIIVAGFSLYNYRRTKSFKEEDMIQ, from the coding sequence ATGCAGCGACACCGTACGAGGGCCGCAATACTGTCTGTCGTTTTCATGGGATTGGGACAAATATATAACCGCCAATTCATCAAAGGACTTATTTTTGCAGCTGTAGAGGCTTTAGGCCTGATCTATTTCATCAACAATCTGGGAAGAGCCTTCTGGGGCATCACTTCACTGGGGGATTCCCCGAGCCGTTTGGAAAAGGTTAAGGGTATCGCCAAAATGGTCCCCGGAGACCACTCGATCGTTATTCTGATTGAGAGTTTGATTACCCTGCTGTTTTTTATCATCTTGCTGGTTTTCTGGTATATGAACATAAGAGATGCCTATAAGATTGGCGAGGCGCGCGATGCCGGTCTTAAATCCAATACATTCAAGCAAACGGTACGCTACATTCTTGATTACAAGTTTGCCCAAAGCTTCTTGATCCTGCCGGGCTTTGGTATTCTGTTCTTCACCATCATGCCGATCATCTTTATGATCATGCTGGCATTTACCAACTTCTCCGCGCCGGATCATATCCCGCCGGCCAGGCTGGTGGACTGGGTAGGATTCGAAACCTTCCGCAATCTGCTCTTCCTGAAGTCATGGAGCCAGACCTTTTACGGCGTATTGACATGGACGATTGTCTGGGCCGTTCTTTCTACAGTAACCACCTATTTCGGCGGACTGTTAGTAGCGCTGCTGATTAGCCAGAAAGGAATCAAGTTCAAAGGCCTCTGGAGAGTAATCCTGATTGTGCCTTATGCTGTTCCGCAGATGATTTCCCTGCTGCTTATGCGCAACCTGTTCAATGGCCAGTTCGGCCCGATCAACCAGTATCTCGGTTATTTCGGACTCGGCGGGCTGCCATGGCTGACAGATCCGTTCTGGGCGAAGGTAACGGTTATCCTGGTTAACATGTGGGTAGGGATTCCGGTTTCCATGCTGCTCATTATGGGTGTCCTGACTACAATCCCGCGCGATATGTACGAAGCGGCTGAAGTGGACGGAGCGACGAATTACCAGAAGTTCCGGATTATCACGCTGCCGATGGTGCTGTTCTCCACCGCACCTACACTGATCATGCAGTTTGCCGGCAATATCAATAACTTTAATGCCATCTACCTGCTTACAGGCGGGGCGCCGGTTAACGGGAATTATCAATACGCGGGTTCAACAGACCTGCTGGTTACATGGCTGTATAAATTAACACTGGATCAGAACAAAAATAATATGGCTTCAGCGATCGGGATCATTCTCTTTATCATTGTAGCCGGGTTCTCCCTGTACAATTACCGCCGGACCAAATCATTCAAAGAGGAGGACATGATCCAATGA